The following proteins are encoded in a genomic region of Glycine soja cultivar W05 chromosome 17, ASM419377v2, whole genome shotgun sequence:
- the LOC114391595 gene encoding uncharacterized protein LOC114391595, with translation MAGRNDHVIADALQALAQAIRNPNRGEVGGAVEYQVHYLGTPHQGLDRFQRNNPPSFSGGYNPDGAQNWIREIEKNFQVMACPEGQKVAFGTYTLVEEVEYWWENTRQCLEAEGQDVTWDVFNRVFLEKYFPEDVRNKK, from the exons ATGGCTGGACGGAATGATCATGTGATAGCTGATGCTCTTCAAGCCTTAGCTCAGGCTATAAGGAATCCAAACAGGGGAGAAGTCGGTGGAGCTGTTGAGTACCAAgt tcattatttagggacgccacaccaAGGGTTGGACCGCTTCCAACGAAACAATCCTCCTTCTTTCAGTGGGGGATACAACCCTGATGGTGCTCAGAATTGGATAAGGGAAATTGAGAAAAATTTTCAAGTTATGGCATGTCCGGAGGGGCAAAAGGTTGCTTTTGGTACATATACTCTAGTGGAAGAAGTTGAGTATTGGTGGGAGAATACTCGCCAATGCCTAGAGGCTGAAGGTCAAGATGTGACCTGGGATGTCTTCAATAGGGTATTTTTGGAGAAATACTTTCCTGAGGATGTTAGGAACAAGAAATAG